A window of the Lactuca sativa cultivar Salinas chromosome 5, Lsat_Salinas_v11, whole genome shotgun sequence genome harbors these coding sequences:
- the LOC111894842 gene encoding uncharacterized membrane protein At1g75140, which produces MGTKGKCFCIYLLLIFRSFSICNTTSTDTDNPSDLSDPTEIVNVLHQHISQLGKLDELVKSLSELVTRLESRVLESPTEIRRSSNDKFIQEEELRSDSKNIDEENSFVDESTSVRDNRVERLGAVSVTKHSLFWSERFQFVSAVKLDTKATSLNVLPFKDLEGLSKYIAVGDDLGNFYVFTRYGEVMLQFNTLTNSPITAILSYLSVFRNETIVVTGHGNGVILVHRVWEIPTGDESNLLERETIHKLDQELGSAISIMEIHHVGRTRYTVAIDIGGTIKVFKEGGSVIGTIVPSSRPLAFLKQKLLFLTETGAGSLDLRTMKLREAPCEGFNGSYALNYVFDASDRGKAYGFTSGGELVHLLIYGDSMNFKCRVRSKKKFDIDRGPLSFEAIKGYFLIVSQEKVFVYNVSSQLYVRAGLPRLVFSAGLDEIIASFLNYRAIGRSIDGKKDEIVPLIASDHDKLVILSLGSGYIGMYRSNLPVTKGEFNTMLWSTPVLFFILFLFVAWHFFANKKEALTSWGPDDPFVNGAPPGPGERSFGDPTSRNHDMMDLRGGGGGGGGGSGGGGGNGGGGGMRGPPPRRYGEYVGPGGNSFRPTSIDPNPRPASVDPDFRGSELKYRGANMESSGFGKRREGLFVNNQVVDDHGS; this is translated from the coding sequence ATGGGTACCAAAGGCAAGTGTTTCTGTATCTATTTACTCTTGATCTTCCGCTCTTTTAGCATTTGCAACACTACCTCCACGGATACAGATAACCCCTCGGACTTATCCGATCCAACAGAAATCGTAAACGTATTGCATCAACACATATCCCAATTAGGTAAGCTCGATGAGCTAGTGAAAAGCCTTTCCGAATTGGTAACTAGATTGGAATCACGTGTACTCGAATCTCCTACTGAAATTAGGCGGAGTTCGAATGACAAGTTCATTCAAGAAGAAGAACTTAGGTCTGATTCGAAAAACATCGATGAAGAAAACAGTTTCGTTGATGAGAGTACTTCTGTGAGAGATAATAGGGTTGAGAGATTGGGCGCTGTATCTGTTACGAAGCATAGTTTATTCTGGTCTGAAAGGTTTCAATTCGTTTCCGCTGTGAAACTCGATACAAAAGCAACTTCTCTCAATGTTTTACCATTTAAAGACCTCGAAGGATTGAGCAAATACATCGCTGTCGGTGATGACCTTGGAAACTTCTACGTATTCACCAGATATGGCGAAGTTATGCTTCAATTCAACACACTCACGAATTCCCCCATTACTGCTATCTTATCTTACCTTTCCGTTTTCAGAAACGAGACTATAGTAGTTACAGGCCATGGAAATGGTGTCATCTTAGTTCATCGAGTTTGGGAAATCCCAACGGGCGATGAATCAAATCTGCTCGAGAGAGAAACCATTCACAAACTCGATCAAGAACTCGGATCCGCCATAAGCATAATGGAAATCCACCATGTTGGTCGAACAAGATACACTGTAGCCATAGACATCGGTGGAACAATCAAGGTTTTCAAAGAAGGAGGTTCAGTAATCGGGACAATCGTCCCCAGTTCTCGACCTCTTGCTTTCTTGAAACAAAAACTCTTGTTCTTAACAGAAACCGGAGCAGGTTCTTTAGATTTGAGAACCATGAAGCTTCGAGAAGCTCCATGTGAAGGTTTCAACGGATCATACGCTTTGAATTATGTCTTTGATGCTTCCGATAGAGGAAAAGCATACGGGTTCACTTCAGGAGGCGAATTGGTGCATCTGTTGATATATGGCGACTCCATGAACTTCAAATGTCGTGTAAGATCAAAGAAGAAATTCGATATTGATCGTGGACCTTTATCTTTTGAAGCAATCAAAGGGTATTTTCTCATCGTTAGTCAAGAAAAAGTCTTTGTTTACAACGTTTCTTCTCAACTTTACGTGAGAGCGGGATTACCCCGGCTCGTGTTTTCAGCCGGACTCGATGAAATTATCGCATCGTTCTTGAATTATCGCGCAATTGGGAGATCAATAGATGGTAAAAAAGATGAAATTGTTCCATTAATTGCAAGTGATCATGATAAGCTTGTGATTTTAAGCCTCGGAAGTGGATACATCGGGATGTATCGATCGAATCTTCCCGTTACAAAAGGCGAATTCAACACAATGTTATGGAGTACACCGgttttattttttatactttttctaTTCGTGGCTTGGCATTTCTTTGCTAACAAAAAGGAAGCTTTGACATCGTGGGGCCCGGATGACCCGTTTGTTAACGGAGCTCCGCCGGGTCCCGGGGAGAGATCTTTTGGCGACCCCACTTCGCGAAATCATGATATGATGGATCtgagaggtggtggtggtggtggtggtggtggtagtggcggCGGTGGTGGCAATGGTGGTGGTGGGGGGATGAGAGGGCCGCCGCCACGAAGGTACGGCGAGTATGTGGGACCCGGGGGTAATTCGTTTAGACCGACTTCGATTGACCCGAATCCGCGACCCGCGTCGGTTGACCCGGATTTTAGAGGTTCGGAATTGAAATATAGAGGGGCAAATATGGAAAGTAGTGGTTTTGGTAAAAGGAGAGAGGGTTTGTTTGTAAACAATCAAGTTGTGGATGATCATGGGAGTTGA